A stretch of Lysinibacillus agricola DNA encodes these proteins:
- a CDS encoding 2OG-Fe(II) oxygenase, translating to MTSNIQTRINNLDWGSIHNELDEHGFAILPPILTKDECEFFIKLYNEKEPYRTTINMSRYRFGNGEYKYFAYPLPQIIEVLRESFYPELANAANRWSEYLKKPAEFPLKHQEFLEKCERHEQLRPTPLILKYEKGGFNCLHQDLYGDVFFPFQVVVVLNQRDKDYTGGESLLVEQIPRAQSRGHVVTLEQGCALIFPTNNRPFLGKNGYYKTTVRHGVSTVTSGERYGLGIIFHDSK from the coding sequence ATGACTTCAAATATACAAACACGTATCAATAATTTGGATTGGGGATCTATTCATAACGAGTTAGATGAGCATGGATTTGCGATACTTCCACCTATTTTAACAAAAGATGAATGTGAATTTTTTATCAAGCTTTATAACGAAAAGGAGCCATATAGAACAACGATAAATATGTCCAGATATCGTTTTGGGAATGGAGAGTATAAATACTTTGCATATCCGTTACCTCAAATAATCGAAGTTTTAAGAGAAAGTTTCTACCCTGAGTTAGCTAATGCAGCAAATAGATGGTCAGAATACTTAAAGAAACCAGCTGAATTTCCACTTAAACATCAGGAGTTTTTAGAAAAGTGTGAGCGACATGAACAACTTAGACCAACTCCATTAATTTTAAAGTATGAAAAAGGTGGGTTTAATTGTTTGCATCAGGATTTGTATGGAGATGTATTTTTCCCATTCCAAGTAGTAGTTGTATTAAATCAAAGAGATAAGGATTATACAGGTGGTGAATCCTTATTAGTAGAGCAGATTCCTCGTGCTCAAAGTCGAGGTCATGTTGTTACATTGGAACAGGGTTGTGCGCTGATTTTCCCTACTAATAATAGACCGTTTTTAGGTAAAAATGGATACTACAAAACGACTGTTCGCCACGGGGTAAGTACTGTAACTTCAGGAGAACGATATGGACTTGGAATTATTTTTCATGATTCCAAATGA
- a CDS encoding methylated-DNA--[protein]-cysteine S-methyltransferase — translation MNTNNEQNIYWSLLTQKEWRIYVAATSNNLLFVGSQNQSFEELSDWVKKKYPKRTLVENKELLNPYLDEIIEYLEGKRTQFTFSIDYKGTPFQLSVWNALNDIPYGQTKTYSDIANYINKPSAVRAVGIAIGANPALLAIPCHRVVGKNGTLTGYRGGLEMKKKLLELENSSLKK, via the coding sequence ATGAATACAAACAATGAACAAAACATTTATTGGTCTTTACTTACACAAAAAGAATGGAGAATTTATGTTGCAGCAACTTCTAATAATCTTCTATTCGTTGGATCACAAAACCAATCGTTTGAAGAATTGAGTGATTGGGTTAAGAAAAAATATCCTAAACGAACGCTTGTAGAAAATAAAGAATTATTAAACCCTTATTTAGATGAAATAATAGAATACCTTGAAGGGAAACGAACACAATTTACATTTTCAATTGATTACAAAGGAACACCGTTTCAACTTTCAGTTTGGAATGCACTTAATGACATTCCATATGGACAAACAAAGACTTATTCGGATATAGCAAATTATATTAACAAACCATCAGCTGTTCGTGCTGTAGGTATAGCTATTGGAGCAAATCCAGCTTTACTAGCTATTCCTTGTCATCGTGTAGTGGGAAAAAACGGAACTTTAACTGGTTATCGTGGTGGGCTTGAAATGAAGAAAAAGCTTTTAGAACTAGAAAATTCTAGTCTGAAAAAATAA
- a CDS encoding cation:proton antiporter, protein MEILISIIILLVLLLVTNVLAHYISFIPIALIQIAVGILAALVAKDFTIEIEAEWFLLLFIAPLLYYDGAHFPREQLWKMRLPILGNAIVLVLLTTIVGGLFVHWMIPSIPLAAAFALMAILSPTDPVAVNSIAKRVHIPDRIMNLVRGESLINDASGLIAFKYSVAAIVTGYFSLKSATSDFLYMFFVGLIIGIFGALAIFLIRLHLRRIGIVDSTFYVLLQVLTPFLLYLIAEEVFHASGVITVVTGGIIAAIVKEKTENFIAQEQVVTEHVWSIVTFTLNGVIFLLLGLMLPSATNSILVSEEIRNSTLILYVLGIGLMVLVIRFAWVMFFNIVDKKIFKNEETVTIKDHIVTTLVGVRGTITMVGILSLPLVTNQGELFPNRQLLIFLAAGVILFTLIMATIFLPLLNEQDKAKQPNLMNEKREMLKHAIRSIQHETVEENAAIALKLMNQYNAMLLNIERKQSEEAFQKYRQQMLEARKVGMELEIIYTKQYMAEHGLNESIQQEIDYILKERKDMLNNRTFTLLKRRLRHFLRERKMSKLPADVVEQINHVKKDLKDYVTSSIIKHVQETNEFSLDIVQKVEIYYRHLQYSSYKMDSSEQEEQKEYLALIAIEAQRNLINEWYQAGDINNELAKELRRFVNNLESVILLEEEE, encoded by the coding sequence ATGGAGATCTTAATATCGATAATAATACTACTTGTATTATTATTAGTGACAAATGTCTTGGCGCATTATATTTCTTTTATCCCTATTGCTTTAATTCAGATTGCAGTTGGAATTTTAGCTGCTTTAGTAGCAAAGGATTTTACCATTGAAATCGAAGCGGAATGGTTTTTGCTATTGTTTATTGCACCGTTACTATATTATGATGGCGCACATTTTCCTCGTGAACAATTATGGAAAATGCGATTACCGATTTTAGGCAACGCTATTGTATTAGTATTATTAACGACTATCGTTGGTGGTCTATTTGTGCACTGGATGATTCCGTCGATTCCTTTGGCGGCTGCCTTTGCTTTAATGGCTATTTTATCGCCTACTGACCCAGTGGCGGTAAATAGTATTGCCAAACGAGTTCATATTCCAGATCGTATAATGAATTTAGTTCGTGGGGAATCTTTAATCAATGATGCATCGGGGTTAATCGCGTTTAAATATTCAGTAGCGGCGATTGTAACTGGTTATTTTTCATTGAAATCAGCAACAAGTGATTTTCTTTATATGTTTTTTGTTGGTTTAATTATAGGTATTTTCGGTGCATTAGCAATATTTTTGATACGACTTCATCTTCGCCGTATAGGAATAGTGGATTCAACATTTTACGTCTTGCTACAAGTTCTAACACCCTTTCTTTTATATTTGATAGCAGAAGAGGTGTTTCATGCATCAGGGGTAATTACAGTTGTAACAGGTGGAATTATTGCGGCAATTGTTAAAGAAAAGACCGAAAACTTCATAGCACAAGAACAAGTTGTTACAGAACATGTTTGGTCAATTGTGACTTTTACATTGAATGGGGTTATTTTCCTTCTGCTAGGGTTGATGTTACCATCTGCTACAAATTCTATATTAGTAAGCGAGGAAATTCGCAATAGTACCCTGATTTTATATGTGCTAGGAATTGGCTTGATGGTGTTAGTCATCCGCTTTGCTTGGGTGATGTTCTTTAATATAGTAGATAAAAAAATATTTAAGAACGAAGAAACAGTGACAATTAAAGACCATATTGTGACAACGCTTGTTGGCGTTCGTGGTACGATCACGATGGTAGGAATATTATCATTACCTCTAGTAACAAATCAAGGAGAATTATTTCCGAATCGTCAATTACTCATCTTTTTAGCTGCAGGTGTTATTTTATTCACCTTGATAATGGCAACCATATTTTTACCTTTATTAAATGAACAAGATAAAGCCAAACAGCCAAATTTAATGAATGAAAAAAGAGAAATGTTAAAACATGCGATTCGTAGTATTCAACATGAAACAGTTGAAGAAAATGCTGCTATAGCTCTAAAGTTAATGAATCAATATAACGCAATGTTATTGAATATTGAGCGGAAACAGTCAGAAGAAGCATTTCAAAAGTACAGGCAACAAATGTTGGAAGCTAGAAAAGTTGGGATGGAATTAGAAATAATTTATACGAAGCAATATATGGCTGAGCATGGATTAAATGAATCAATTCAACAGGAAATTGACTATATTCTTAAAGAAAGAAAAGATATGTTAAATAACCGAACGTTTACTTTGTTAAAACGTCGTTTACGCCATTTTTTACGTGAACGGAAGATGAGCAAACTACCAGCCGATGTTGTAGAACAAATTAATCATGTAAAAAAAGATTTAAAAGATTATGTGACATCATCAATTATAAAGCATGTTCAAGAAACGAATGAATTTTCTTTAGATATTGTGCAAAAAGTGGAAATTTATTATCGTCACTTACAATATTCATCTTATAAAATGGATTCTTCAGAACAGGAAGAACAAAAAGAATACTTAGCTTTAATAGCCATTGAAGCACAAAGAAATCTTATAAATGAATGGTATCAGGCTGGTGATATAAATAATGAATTAGCAAAAGAATTAAGAAGATTTGTAAATAATCTGGAAAGTGTTATTTTACTTGAAGAGGAAGAATAA
- a CDS encoding SPL family radical SAM protein, producing the protein MNNKLLYKNPKTILNKGTGFLSGYTHSLNPYTGCSFGCSYCYVRQMPVSLFREGEWGDWVDVKSNAATLLAKELRKAKTKGNVTIFMSSSTDPYQPVEYKEKITRSLLEVMVEDPPDFLLIQTRSPLVSRDIDLLQQLKNKVRVSMTIETDSEVIRKHFTPEAPPIQARLKTLEKLDAAGIPTQVAVAPVLPSGELFPHKLKQYVSRVCIDDYFMGDGSDGKRTKKIGIEKKYIEMELEEWYNPQVYQKVYSRFLEVFSKDQIYISQSGFEP; encoded by the coding sequence TTGAATAATAAATTACTATATAAAAATCCAAAGACAATTCTCAATAAAGGGACCGGTTTTCTTTCAGGATATACTCATTCATTAAACCCTTATACAGGTTGTTCATTTGGATGTTCCTATTGTTATGTACGCCAAATGCCTGTATCTCTTTTTCGAGAAGGTGAATGGGGCGATTGGGTAGATGTGAAGAGCAATGCTGCTACATTACTTGCTAAAGAACTTCGTAAAGCAAAAACTAAAGGAAATGTAACAATATTTATGTCATCTAGCACTGATCCATACCAACCTGTCGAGTATAAGGAAAAGATAACAAGATCGTTATTAGAGGTCATGGTTGAAGATCCTCCTGATTTTTTACTAATACAGACAAGAAGTCCACTCGTAAGTAGAGATATTGATTTATTACAGCAATTAAAAAATAAAGTGAGAGTAAGTATGACCATTGAGACTGATTCTGAGGTCATTCGTAAACACTTTACGCCAGAAGCACCACCTATCCAGGCACGGTTAAAAACACTAGAAAAACTAGACGCTGCTGGAATACCAACTCAGGTGGCAGTTGCTCCAGTATTGCCAAGTGGAGAACTTTTTCCGCATAAATTAAAGCAATATGTAAGTAGGGTATGTATAGACGATTATTTTATGGGTGATGGTAGTGACGGGAAACGAACTAAAAAAATAGGCATTGAGAAGAAATACATCGAAATGGAATTAGAAGAATGGTACAATCCCCAAGTTTATCAAAAAGTATATAGCAGGTTTTTGGAAGTATTTTCAAAAGATCAAATTTATATTAGTCAATCTGGTTTTGAACCATAA
- a CDS encoding DNA glycosylase: protein MIQLHFTVNKLLIARIPNTVKFVEDWQIDAITQFVREWFDLDNDLTAFYEMAKVDSLLKMPVEKFKRLRIIGIPDLFEALC from the coding sequence TTGATACAATTACACTTTACTGTAAATAAACTTTTGATTGCCCGAATTCCAAATACAGTAAAATTTGTTGAGGACTGGCAAATTGATGCAATTACTCAATTTGTTCGTGAGTGGTTTGACCTAGATAATGATTTAACTGCATTTTATGAAATGGCAAAAGTAGACTCACTTCTTAAAATGCCAGTTGAAAAGTTTAAAAGATTACGAATTATTGGCATCCCAGATTTATTTGAAGCTTTATGTTAG
- a CDS encoding bifunctional transcriptional activator/DNA repair enzyme AdaA: MEDKKNSDIQRGRLENISNVEIMTDERWKAIINNDATYNNKFFYGVETTGIFCKPSCKSRAPKKENVRIFLTAEQALNRNFRPCKRCKPTNENLPDNEWITLVTEYIDKNFTEKLNLESLGAIAHGSPFHLHRTFKKIKGITPTEYTQHVRLNAARKYLIETDKSITDISICVGIPNSTYFITLFKNKFGHTPIQYRKLHRLMDKEEE; this comes from the coding sequence ATGGAGGATAAAAAAAATTCCGACATTCAAAGAGGTCGTCTTGAAAATATAAGTAATGTAGAAATAATGACTGATGAAAGATGGAAAGCAATTATTAACAATGATGCAACATACAATAATAAATTTTTTTATGGAGTTGAAACCACAGGGATATTTTGTAAACCTTCATGTAAATCACGTGCACCAAAAAAAGAAAATGTGCGTATTTTTCTAACAGCAGAACAAGCTCTCAATAGAAATTTTCGTCCTTGCAAACGTTGTAAGCCTACAAATGAAAACCTACCTGATAATGAATGGATAACTCTTGTTACGGAGTACATTGATAAGAACTTCACCGAAAAGTTAAATCTTGAATCATTAGGGGCAATTGCGCATGGGAGTCCATTTCATTTGCATCGAACATTTAAAAAAATTAAGGGAATTACCCCTACAGAATATACACAACATGTTAGATTAAATGCTGCTAGAAAGTATTTAATTGAAACAGATAAATCGATTACAGATATATCTATATGTGTAGGTATACCTAATTCTACTTATTTCATTACCTTATTTAAAAATAAGTTTGGTCATACACCTATTCAATATCGTAAATTACATCGATTAATGGATAAAGAGGAGGAATAA
- a CDS encoding alpha/beta hydrolase family protein has translation MGEEKIVLGAKTKYPLNGILTIPDETKGLFSAVVLVQGSGPSNMDEKIGNIYPFKDLAEGLSGKGIAVLRYDKRTFVYGKEMRNDTAITVKEETIEDAILAAEFLRRDARIDSNKIFIIGHSLGGMLAPRIDAEGGNFAGIIIMGGSPRKFEEILMDQNNEVLHSLNKLLKGIARKQIAALSSKFDNIYNLNDEEAKSTRVLGKHVRAYYLKEMGEHPSANYLKVLKKPIFILQGEKDFHVSIEKDFNGYKTILGDRPNVTYKLYPNLNHAFMPSVYGEIRKAKKEYKVAQHVDQQVINDVSDWIQEETDS, from the coding sequence ATGGGTGAAGAAAAAATTGTTTTAGGTGCTAAAACAAAGTACCCACTGAATGGAATATTAACCATTCCTGATGAAACAAAAGGATTATTTTCTGCAGTTGTATTGGTTCAAGGCTCTGGTCCAAGCAACATGGATGAAAAAATCGGAAACATTTATCCTTTTAAGGATCTTGCTGAGGGTTTGTCTGGAAAAGGAATTGCAGTATTGCGATATGATAAAAGAACATTCGTATATGGTAAAGAAATGAGAAATGATACGGCAATAACAGTAAAAGAAGAAACCATTGAAGATGCGATCCTCGCTGCAGAGTTTTTGCGAAGAGATGCACGTATAGATTCAAATAAAATATTTATTATCGGTCATAGTTTAGGTGGGATGTTAGCACCGCGAATTGATGCAGAAGGCGGTAATTTTGCTGGAATCATTATTATGGGTGGGTCTCCACGCAAATTTGAAGAAATTCTAATGGATCAAAATAACGAAGTTTTGCATTCATTGAATAAGCTTTTGAAAGGGATTGCCAGAAAACAAATAGCAGCTTTATCATCAAAGTTTGACAACATCTATAACCTAAATGATGAAGAAGCAAAATCAACGAGAGTTTTAGGAAAACATGTGAGAGCCTATTACTTGAAAGAAATGGGCGAACATCCATCTGCCAATTATCTCAAGGTATTAAAAAAGCCGATTTTCATTCTGCAAGGAGAGAAGGACTTTCATGTATCGATAGAAAAGGATTTTAATGGTTATAAAACAATATTGGGAGATAGACCAAATGTAACGTATAAGCTTTATCCAAACCTGAATCATGCCTTTATGCCCTCTGTTTATGGAGAGATACGAAAAGCGAAAAAAGAATATAAGGTTGCACAACATGTCGATCAACAAGTGATCAATGATGTTTCCGATTGGATTCAGGAGGAAACTGACTCATGA
- a CDS encoding DNA alkylation repair protein, with translation MIENVRNQIFELIDTDYQKFSAALIPNINNILGVRLPELRKIAKSISKDDWRNYIKLAENEYFEEVMLQGMVIGYAKADIEELLTYVSSFVPKIDNWSTCDSFCSGLKFTKNNKNLMWEFLKPFFCSKEEYKIRFGVVMLLNYYIEDNYIDNVLKILNSIKHEGFYAKMAVAWAISICYVKYPSITLEYLKNNSLDDFTYNKALQKITESNRVDKETKSFIRSMKR, from the coding sequence ATGATTGAAAATGTTAGAAATCAAATCTTTGAACTAATTGATACAGATTATCAGAAATTTTCTGCTGCGCTAATTCCTAATATAAATAATATTTTAGGTGTTCGGTTACCGGAACTTCGGAAAATAGCAAAGAGTATATCTAAAGATGATTGGCGAAATTACATTAAATTGGCTGAAAATGAATATTTCGAGGAAGTAATGCTACAGGGTATGGTCATTGGATATGCGAAAGCTGACATTGAGGAACTTCTCACTTATGTTTCTTCTTTTGTTCCTAAAATAGATAATTGGTCAACATGTGATAGCTTTTGTTCGGGGTTAAAATTTACAAAGAATAATAAAAACCTTATGTGGGAATTTTTAAAACCATTCTTTTGTTCAAAAGAAGAATATAAAATACGTTTTGGAGTGGTAATGTTATTAAATTATTATATTGAAGATAATTACATTGATAACGTTCTTAAAATCCTAAATAGTATAAAACATGAAGGGTTTTATGCAAAAATGGCAGTTGCTTGGGCTATCTCAATCTGTTATGTGAAATATCCTAGTATTACACTAGAATATTTGAAGAACAATTCACTTGACGATTTTACTTATAATAAAGCATTGCAAAAAATTACAGAATCCAATCGTGTTGATAAGGAAACAAAAAGTTTTATTCGTAGTATGAAACGGTAA
- a CDS encoding helix-turn-helix domain-containing protein, which produces MREISIAKVITVKRKEKGITQDKLAEYIGVSKASVSKWETAQSYPDITLLPQLATYFNISIDELIGYLPQMTKEDIKKTYQRLAEDFSNKPFDDVLDHCRVIIKKYFSCFPLLLQMAKLFVNHFVLATEKEKQEALLQEAIDLCIRIKKESDDIWIAKQANSMEALCHIILNQPVEALELLDETMKPPISDNFLLSKVYQMTGNIEKAKEALQVSLYQHLHGLLAPAQSYLLLVANRPEKFEQALVRFIEISKIFEVEKLDPNLVSLLYLAAAQGYMMQNKPEKALEMLEKYTYICTNVLLPYKLKGDSLFDSIENWLKDYDIEPPRDEKIVKESIVQSVVETPAFFPLHNEPKFKSIVEKLKAQI; this is translated from the coding sequence ATGAGAGAAATAAGTATTGCAAAAGTTATTACAGTAAAAAGAAAAGAAAAAGGTATCACACAGGATAAACTTGCTGAGTATATCGGTGTATCGAAGGCTTCCGTATCCAAATGGGAGACGGCTCAAAGCTATCCGGATATCACCCTGCTGCCACAATTGGCAACCTATTTTAATATAAGCATTGATGAACTCATTGGCTATCTCCCGCAAATGACAAAAGAAGATATAAAGAAAACATACCAACGGCTGGCTGAGGATTTTAGCAACAAGCCTTTTGATGATGTACTTGATCATTGCCGTGTCATTATAAAGAAATATTTCTCTTGTTTTCCTCTGCTACTGCAAATGGCCAAATTATTTGTCAATCATTTTGTCCTTGCTACAGAAAAAGAAAAGCAGGAAGCACTGTTACAGGAGGCCATTGATTTATGTATTCGGATTAAGAAGGAAAGTGATGATATTTGGATCGCGAAGCAAGCAAATTCAATGGAAGCGCTATGTCATATCATCTTAAATCAGCCAGTAGAAGCTTTGGAATTGCTTGACGAAACAATGAAGCCACCTATTAGTGATAACTTTTTACTCTCCAAAGTTTATCAAATGACAGGGAATATAGAGAAGGCAAAGGAAGCTTTGCAGGTCAGTCTGTATCAACATCTCCACGGCCTTCTTGCGCCGGCACAGTCATACTTGCTGTTGGTTGCCAATCGGCCTGAAAAATTTGAGCAGGCCCTTGTACGTTTTATCGAAATTTCAAAAATCTTTGAAGTAGAAAAACTGGACCCTAATTTGGTGTCGTTGCTATATTTGGCCGCAGCACAAGGTTATATGATGCAAAATAAACCGGAAAAAGCATTGGAAATGCTCGAAAAATACACATACATTTGTACGAACGTCCTTTTACCGTACAAATTGAAAGGAGATTCTCTTTTTGACAGTATTGAAAACTGGCTGAAGGATTATGATATTGAACCTCCTAGAGACGAAAAGATAGTAAAAGAAAGTATCGTACAAAGTGTTGTGGAAACTCCTGCATTTTTCCCATTGCACAATGAACCGAAATTCAAAAGTATTGTTGAAAAACTAAAAGCTCAAATTTAG
- a CDS encoding SDR family NAD(P)-dependent oxidoreductase — MHNLLGKVILITGASSGIGLATAELMASRGAKVIINYNSNVKGAMEAVQRIQEKDGDAIAIQADVINKEEVNSMVEQAISSFGTIDVLVNNAGGGIRQSTFMDMSEELWEETFKLNVNSVLLCSQAVLRHMIPKKGGKIINVSSAAARIGGAGESIHYASAKGAINTMTIGMSRELIEYGIIVNGVAPGMVETPFHDKFAPGDNRLERMASSVPIKRAATPMEIAEVIAFLSSDASNYILGEIMNVSGGR; from the coding sequence ATGCATAACTTATTAGGAAAGGTTATTCTCATTACAGGCGCAAGCTCAGGTATTGGACTTGCCACGGCCGAGTTAATGGCATCTAGAGGGGCTAAAGTAATTATTAATTATAATTCAAATGTGAAGGGTGCCATGGAAGCCGTCCAACGTATTCAAGAAAAAGATGGAGACGCCATTGCAATTCAAGCTGATGTTATTAATAAAGAAGAAGTGAACTCAATGGTTGAACAAGCTATTTCTTCATTTGGCACAATTGACGTTTTAGTTAATAACGCTGGTGGTGGCATCCGTCAAAGTACATTTATGGATATGAGTGAAGAGCTATGGGAAGAAACGTTCAAATTAAATGTAAATAGTGTTCTCTTATGCTCCCAAGCTGTATTAAGACATATGATTCCAAAAAAAGGTGGAAAAATTATTAATGTATCTTCAGCGGCTGCACGAATTGGAGGGGCAGGGGAAAGTATTCATTACGCATCTGCTAAAGGGGCGATAAATACAATGACGATTGGAATGTCCAGAGAGCTAATTGAATATGGAATTATCGTGAATGGGGTAGCGCCTGGAATGGTAGAAACACCTTTTCACGATAAATTTGCTCCTGGCGATAATCGACTTGAGCGTATGGCTTCATCTGTACCAATAAAACGGGCTGCAACACCTATGGAAATAGCAGAGGTAATTGCCTTCCTTTCTTCCGATGCTTCAAATTATATCCTCGGAGAAATTATGAATGTTAGTGGTGGGAGATAA